DNA from Candidatus Methylomirabilota bacterium:
GCCGGCCGCGCGGGTCACCGAGGTGGGCAGCGCCCGCGGCGCCGGCGCCTTGCCACCGACGGTGGTGACGTTGATGATGCGGCCCCCACCCCGCTGCTTCATGAGGGGGATGACCAGGCGGCAGAAGCGGATCGCGCCCATCACCTTGAGGTCGAAATCGCGCTGCCAGGTCGTGTCGTCGACGGCGGCGAAGGCGGCGGCGGACGACGTGCCCGCGTTGTTGACCAGGACGTCGATGCCGTCGAAGCGCGCGACCACCGCGTTGACGAAGGCCTCGATGTCGGCGGCCTGAGTCACGTCCGCCGGCTGGGCCAGCACCTCGGCCCCGGTGGCCTTGCGGATGCCGTCGGCGGCGCGCTCCAGCACGTCCTTGCGGCGCGCGCAGATGGCCACGCGCGCCCCCTCGCGGGCGAAGCGCTCGGCACTGGCGCGCCCGAGACCTTCACTGCCACCCGTGACGATGACCACCTTGCCGGCGAGCCCGAGCTCGAGCATGTCGTCTCCTCCCCGTGGGAGCCGCATCATACAATAGGCTGGAGACCCGAGCATGACGTTCACCAAGGAGCTCTGGCCGGCGATCGATGGCATCTACGCGGCCATCCTGGGGCACCCGTTCATCCGCGGGCTCACCGACGGCACGCTGCCGCGCGAGAGCTTCCGCTTCTACGCCGTCCAGGACGCCCTCTATCTGAGGGAGTTCGCCCGGGCCCTGTCGCTGGCGGCCGCCCGGGCCCCGGAGGACGACTGGATCATCATGTTCAACGAGCACGCCGCCGGCGCGTTGAAGGTCGAGCGGGCGCTGCACGAGTCGTTCTTCCAGGACTTCGGTCTCACGCCGGCTCAGGTAGCGGCGACGCCGCTGGCGCCGACCAACCTGGCCTACACCAGCTATCTGCTGGCCGTCGCCCACGGCGCGCCGTACCACGAGGCGGTGGCGGCGCTGCTGCCCTGCTACTGGATCTACTGGGAAGTGGGCAAGCACCTCGAGCAGACGGGCTCCAGGGATCCCCTCTACGCCCGCTGGATCGCCACGTACGCCTCCGAGGACTTCGGCGGCGTGGTCCGTGCCGTCCTGGAGGCCACGGACCGGATCGCGGCGGGCCTGGGCGGGGCCGAGCGGCAGGCCATGGCGCGCCACTTCGTGACCACGAGCCGCTACGAGTGGATGTTCTGGGAGATGGGCTACCGCCGCGAGGCGTGGCCGCTGTGAAGGCGCTGCTCTTCGACCTGGACGACACGCTGCTCGACTACTCGAGCTGTCAGGACGCCTGCTGGGAAGAGAGCTGCGCGGCCGTGGCCGCGCCCGTGGGCGTCGACGCGTCCGCCCTCGTCGCCGCTATCGCCGATGTCCGGCGGTGGTTCTGGAATGATCCAGCGCGCCACCGGGCCCAGCGCACCGACATGGTCGGGGCGTGGGCCAGGATCGCCGAGCTGGGTCTGGCCCGGCTGGGTGCCGCCGGCGACGGCCTGGCCCGGCGCATCGCCGAAGATTTCGCGGCGCGGCGGTGTGCCGCCGAACGCCTGTTCCCCGACGCCCTGGCCACCCTGGAGGCGCTGCGCGCGCGAGGCGTGCCGCTGGGACTGGTCACCAACGGCGATGCGCGACTGCAGCGCGGCAAGATCGCCCGCCACGCCCTGGCCCCGTACTTCGGGGTCATGGTCATCGAGGGGGAGTTCGGCGCCGGCAAGCCGGATGCGGCCGTGTTCCGCCACGCGCTCACCGGCCTCGGTGTCGCTCCCGCCGGGACCTGGATGGTGGGGGACCACCTGGTCTGGGACGTGGACGGCGCCCAGCGGGTGGGCCTGCGCGCCGCATGGATCGATCGGCCCCGCGTCGGCCTGCCGGCCGACCAGGCCGTGCAGCCCGAACGCATCATTCACGGTCTGGACGAGCTCCTCGACCTCGCCGGCTGAACGTCGCGGCCGCGGCCCAAGATGGCGGGCCCTGCGCTCCGCACGCACCCATCTGTGGCCGCGTGCGCAATAAAAGCTTCGCCAAAGCGCGGGCCGTCTGTTGCTATAGGAGCGTACGCAAGGAGGAGCTCTCATGCGACGAGTCGCGATCCTGATCGCCGGTCTGGCGGTGGTCGTCTCGGGCTGCGCGACAGCCAAATCCCGGCCGCCGCGGGCCGCCGCGCCGGCGGAGGTGGACGTCACCGGCCGGTGGATCGGGACCTGGTACGGTCACGGCATCGTTGGGATCCCGCGCGAGCAGGACGCGTTCGCCGACTTCGTACAGCGAGGGTCCGGGGGGCGCGGGGTCCTCACCCTGGACGGGGCTCCGGCCGCGGAGGGGGTGCCAGCCGCCTCGCGAATGGCCGGCCTCTCCGGATCCCGCGTGTTCCTCGAGGTGGCCGGCTCGGACCTCGTGCTCGTTCACGAGCTCGGGCCCCGGCATCTGAAAGCGCGGTTCCGGGTGGACGGGGACCGGATGGTCGGTCACATCAGCGACGCCCAGCCGCCCGTGCGCATCGTGCTGGAACGGCAGAAGCCGGAGCCGCCCAAGCCGGCGGCCGCCCCGACGCGCCCGGAGCCTCAGGTCGCCGCCCCACCGCCGCCACCGCCGTCGGCTGTCGAGCCCGCGCCCACGCCGCCCCCGCCGGCCGTGGCCATGACGCCGGCTCCGGGGAGCGAGGCGGCCGAGGCGAAGCCCGAGGGCGCTCCGCGTCCGGCCCCGGACGAATTCGCGGAGGCCCCGCAGCTCAAGGCGGTGCACTTCGACTTCGACAAGTCCGCCATTCGCCCGGAGGACGTCGCCGTCCTGGACGAGAGCGCCGAGTGGCTCAAGGGCAACGAGGTCCTGGTGCTCATCGAGGGCCACGCCGACGAGCGGGGTACCAACGAGTACAACCTCGCGCTCGGCGAGCGGCGCGCCAAGGCCGTGCGTGAGCACCTGGTGAACAAGGGTGTCGCGGCCGAGCGCATCAACACGGTGAGCTACGGCGAGGAGCGGCCGGCCTGCACCGACAAGAACGAAACCTGCTGGAAGCAAAACCGCCGCGCCCGCACCCTCATCAAAGGGCAGTAGCCACGCTTCGAGCGCGGGCTTTGCCCGCGCGCTCGTCTTTCCTGGGGGAGGTCTCGGAGGGGGCCGTCTTAGGCCCCCTCCGATTGGCTTAGCGCGGAATCGCGACGGGAGCGGCGAAGTAGATGAGCCCGGCCTTCGCCGTGAGCCCCAGCACGTACAGGACGTCCGGCAGCCACACCGCGCGCATCGTGTACGCCGCCGTCGCCGAGCCGGCCAGCACGACGGGCACCGCCAACCAGAGCGGCAGACGCAACAGGCGGAACATCGGCTCGACCAGCAGCAGGAAGATCATCATGACGAAGATCACGCCGAGCAGGACGATTCCCAGGAAGATCGGCGTGAGCAGGAAAAACGACACGAGGACGAGCAAGGCATCGGTTCGCCCGGTGATAGGGTCGGCGAACGCGTTCGCCGTCTCCGGCCGGTTGGCCAGCGAGATCAACCACGCCTGCACCGGGCTCGACCAGCCCAGGTACCAGGCGATCCAACCGACGCCGACCACCACAGCCAGCCAGTGGATCCAGCGCTTCGGCATCGCCTCTCATTCTAAGGGGTATGATAGCCACTCCATCCACGCTCATTTGGGAGGCGCACCGTGGCCGAGGACTTGTTGGAAATCGTCAAGGACGGTGTGGCAGTGCTCACCCTCAACCGACCGGACCGGCTCAACGCCCTGTCCCCCCGCATGCTGGATGGGCTGCTGAGCGCTCTGCCCCGGCTGGCCGACGATCCCGCGGTCGGGGCCGTGGTGCTGACGGGCGCGGGCCGGGCGTTCTGCGCGGGCGGGGACGTCAAGGCCATGGCCGAGGCCCGGGAGGCGGAAGGGGTGACGCTGGAGGAACGGGCCCACGCGCTGCGGAAGAGAATGGAGGTCTCGCGCTGGCTCCACGAGCTGCCCACGCCGACGATCGCGATGGTGCGGGGCGCGGCGGCCGGCGCCGGGCTCTCCCTGGCCCTGGCGTGCGACCTGCGCATCGCCGCCGACAGCGCTCGCTTCGGCACCGCCTTCGCCCGTGTGGGCTACCCGGGCGACTTCGGCGGCTCGTTCTTCCTGACCGCGCTCGTGGGCACCGCCAAGGCCCGCGAGCTCTACTTCACCGCCGACCTGGTCGACGCCGCCGAGGCCCACCGACTGGGCCTGGTCAACCGCGTCGTCCCCGACGCCCGGCTGGAGGACGAGACGATGGCGCTGGCCACCCGGCTCGCTCGCGGGCCCCGGATCGCGTACCGCTACGTGAAGCGCAACTTGAACGCGGCCGAGCACGCCACCCTCGCCGAGGTCCTCGACCTGGAAGCGTGGCATCAGAGCCGCTGCGGGCTCACGGAGGACCACCGGGAGGCGGCGCGCGCGTTCGTGGAGAAGCGGGAGCCCGTGTTCCGCGGCCGGTGAGGCCGCGTTCCGGGCTCCCGCCCCGAGCGATCGTTACTGGGCCAGCCAGACCTTCATGAAGGTGTTGTTGTCGTAGACGGTGGGTGCCCACTTGTGGCCGCGGACCTTCTTGTCCCGGAAGTGGAACCCCTCGACCCAGGCCACCGGCACCGCCGACACCGGGGCGTTCAGGATGTGGCGCTGCAGCTCATGGTAGAGACGGGCGCGCTTGGCGCGGTCGCTTTCCTTGAGCGCGCGCTCGGCCAGCTCGTCGACCTTCGGATCGGACCACTTGCCCCAGTTGCTGCCGGCCGGCGTCGTGTAGATGAGCGAGAACATGTCGGCCGGGTCGGAGGTCACCATCGCGCGATCCTGGATGGCGATGAATGTGAAGTCGCCTTTGCCGTAGACGGCGAAGCCGGCAGCGCTCTCGTAGGTCTTGATCGTGCCGCGGATGCCGACCTTCCTCAGCTGCGACATGATGAGCTGGGCGCGGTCGACGTAGCCGCCCACCGAGCGGACGGCCGCCTCGATGTCCAACCCGTTCGGGTAGTGCTTGGCGACCAGCCGCTTGGCCTCGGCGAGGTCCTGGTCTTTCGGCTGCCGGCAGCCGGGCATCTTGTTGACTTCGGCCAGCGGCAGGGCGAAGTCGGTGAACAGCTTGGGGTCCAGGAGGGCGCAGGCGACGCCGGCGCCCTCGAAGGCCTTGCCGACGAGGTCCTGGCGGTCGATGGCCAGGTTGACGGCCCGGCGGAGGTCGGGATTGTCGAAGGGCGGCTTCTTGGTGTGCATGTAGATCAACGCGATCGTGGCGATCGAGTTCTGGCTGACGTCGACCGCATCCCCGCGGGCCCGCTTCAGCTCATCGGCCTCGGTCTTTCTCAGCGGCGGCCAGGTGTCCCAGAGATGGATGCGTCCCGCCTTGGCGGCCGCGATCTGGGTGGGGCCGCCGACCAGGATGAACTGCTTCACCCCGTCCAGGTAGGGCAGGCCCTTGACGAAGTAGTCCTTGTTCTTCTCCCACTCGATGATGCTGCCCCGCTCGTAGCGCTTGAACTTGAAGGGGCCCGTCCCGATCTGCGCCTCGGGGCGCGAGAGATCGTTGCCGAACTTCTCCAGCACGTGCTTGGCGACGATCCGGCACCAGGCCGAGCCGACATACTCGACGAACGGCGCGGCCGGGAATTTCAAATTCACCTGGAAGGTGTGCGGGTTCACGGCCTCCACGCTGGCCACCACGGGCTTGAGCATGGAGCCGCAGCGGGGACTCTTGAAGTTGGGGTTCAACACGCGGTCGAGGCTGGCCTTCACGTCGGCGGAGGTGAAGGGCTGCCCGTCGTGCCACTTGACGCCCTTGCGCAGCTCGAAGGTGTAGACCTTGCCGTCCGGCGAGACCGTCCACCGCTCGGCCAGGTCGCCGACGATCTTCGTGGGGTCGTCGGGGTCGTGGTGGAGCAGGCCCGAGTAGATGCCGGCGAGGGCCTGCTGGACGGACAGAGGTGACTCGGCGTGGATGTCGAGCCGGCCGGGATCGCCGTAGACGTACCAGTTGAGGATGCCGCCGTACCGCGGCTTGTCCTGGGCGGCGGCGCCGGAGGCGCCGGCGCCGAGCACGAGGAGCGCGAGGATGACCACGAGGACCTTCGACCGGTGCATGGGGTGTCCCTCCTGTTCCGCGAAGTGGGTCAGCCGAGGCCGCCCCGGAGCCGGGGATCGGTCATGTCACGGATGGCGTCGCCGAGCAGGTTCAGCCCGAACACGGTCAGGCTGATGGCCACGCCCGGGAAGAAGATCATCCAGGGGGCCGTCTCCAGGGCCTGCACGCCGGCGGTGAGCATGCCGCCCCACGACGGCTCGTCGGGCGGCGCGCCCAGGCCGAGAAAGCTCAGGGAGGCCTCCACCACGATGGCGTAGGCGATGTTCACGGTGGCCAGCACGATATAGGTGGCGAAGGTGTTCGGCAAGACGTGGCGGAAGATGACCCGCCACTGCGAGCCGCCGGCCGCGCGGGCCGCCTCCACGAAGGGCGTCTCCTTGAGGCCGAGCGTTACCGAGCGCAGCGTGCGCGCGGCGGTGGGGCCGAGCAGGATCGCCAGGGCCACGATCACGTTGTCGACGGACTGGCCGAGCGCGGCCATGAGCGACAGTGCCAGGATGATGGGTGGCAAGGCCATCACGCTGTCGACGATGCGCTGACTCAGCGAATCCGCCAGGCCGCCGAAGTAGCCGGTGATGACCCCCCACAGACCGCCGAGGGTGACGCCCAGGCCCACGGACAGCAGCCCCACGTAGAGAGAGAGCCGGGCGCCCCAGATGACCCGGCTCAACATGTCCCGGCCCAGGTGGTCCGTCCCCATCGGGAACTCGGCGCTGGGCGGCAGGTAGGGGGCGAACGCGGCATCTTTGGCGCCGTGGGGGGCGAGCTGAGGGGCGAAGACCGCGGTGGCGATGAGCAGCAGGATGATCACCGCGCCGATGGCCCCCAGGGGCTGGCGGGCGACGAACCACCGCAGCCCGCCGAGCGCGCGGGCCGCCGGTTGACGCCAGCCCTGGACGGCCGCCACGTCGGGCACGCGGACGGCGAGCCGACCGCCGGCCAGGTCAGGCGTACCGGATCCGGGGATCGAGCCAGGCATAGAGAAGGTCCACCACCAGGTTCACGGTGAGGAACACGAGGGCCATGACCAGCACGATGGCCTGGACGGTCGGGTAGTCCCGGTAGCTGACGGCCTGGACCAGCGCCGTACCCATGCCCGGGACCGCGAAGATGATCTCCATGATCACGATGCCGCCGAGGAGCCGCCCGCCCCACCAGCCGATGAAGGTGATCACCGGCAGGAGCGAGTTGCTCAGCGCGTGGCGGTAGACCACGGCCCGCTCGGCCAGGCCCTTGGCCCGGGCCGTCCGTACGTAGTCCTGGCGGACGACCTCGAGCATCTGCGACCGGGTCAGCCGCATGATGGGCGCGCTGATGTAGTAGGCCTGGGCCAGCGTCGGCCACACGAGCTGCTTGAGATTCTCGGCGGGGTCGTCCAGGAAGGACACGAACTCCAGCGGGGGCATCCAGCCGAAGGTGCGTACCAGCGCGTAGAGGATGAGGACACCGGTGAAGAAGATGGGCAGGCTGAGCCCGCTGATGCTCACCACGCGCACCGCGTGGTCGAGCCAGGTGTTCTGACGCACCGCCGAGACGACGCCCAGCGGGACCGCCCACAGGACGGCGACCACGATGGTGAGAAAGGCGAGCTCCATGGAGCGGGGGAAGCGCTCCCAGAGGATCTCCGTGACCGGTCGCCGCTGCGTGTAGGAGTAGCCGAAATCCCAGCGCAGGGCCCCGCCCAGCCAGCTCAGGTACTGCAGGGCCACCGGCTGATCGAGGCCCAGCTCGGCCCGGATCTGCTGGATCTGCTTTTCCTGCACCGCGCTCGACTCGCTGCCGGTCTGATAGACGAGGATCTCGGCGATGTCGCCGGGCACCACGCGCAGGAGCACGAAGATCAGCAGCGAGGCGCCCAGCAACGAGGGGGCGAAGAACAAGAGGCGCCGGAGGACGTACTTGTGCATCGCCGGTGGGCCGTATAATAACCCGCTACCGATGACCTCGGAAGCCTCCGCCATGTCCGGGCCATGAGCGACGCCGACGATCGGGCGCGGGCGACGGAGCTGTGGCAGGAGGCCTACCGGCGGCAGATGCAGGGTGACCTCGAGGCCGCCATCGAGCTCTACCGGCGGTCGATCGCCGCGCATCCCACCGCCGAAGCCCACACGTTCCTCGGCTGGACGCTGAGCTTTCAGGGGCGCCTGGAGGAAGCCACCCGGGAATGCCTCAAGGCCATCGAGGTCGATCCGGACTTCGGCAACCCCTACAACGACATCGGCGTGTATTTGATGCAGCAGGACAAGCTCGACGAGGCCATCCCCTGGCTGGAGAAGGCCAAGCGGGCTCCCCGCTACGAGCCGCGGCAGTTCCCCTACATGAACCTCGGCCGCATCTTCATGCGCAAGGGGCGCTGGGCCGATGCGGTTCGCGAGCTCGAGGGCGCCGTGCAGATGGCCCCTGCCGATGCCGAGACGCGCAAGGCCCTGCACGCCCTGCTGGGCCGGCTCAACGGACACGCCTCGCCCCCGGCCGCGCTGCGCTGAAGATCGCCGTCGTCGTCCCGCTGCTCGTCGGCGGGTTCCTCCTCGCCAGCCTGCTCGCCTTCTGGCTGGCGGTGCGGCCGCCCCGACTCACCATCGACCTGCGCCCGGCCGATGTCGGCCTGGCCGTAGAGGACGTGTCGATCCGCGCGGCCGACGGGGTGCGCCTCTCAGCCTGGCTCGCGGCGCGTCCCGGGCGGCCGGCCGTGGTGCTCCTGCACGGCTATCCGGCCGACAAGCGAGATCTGCTGCCGCTGGCCGCCGTGTTCCACCGGCACTTCACCGTGCTCCTGGTCGATCTACGCTCCTTCGGCCAGAGTGAGGGCCGGGTCACCACGCTCGGGCATCGTGAGCGCGACGACCTGAAGCGGGCCCTCGACGTGCTCCAGCAGCGCGGGCTCGGCCCCGTGGGAGTGTTCGGCTTCTCACTCGGCGGGGCGGTGGCGCTGCTGACCGCCGCCGAAGACCAGCGCATCCGCGCGGTCGCGGCCTATGCCCCGTTTGCCGACTTGCGGGATCTGGGCCGCGATCTCTACCGCGGCCTGTGGCTCCTGCGCGAGCCGCTGGTGGGCCTCATGCGCCTGTGGTCCCGGCTGCTCCTGGGCGCCGACATCACGCGCCCGTCCCCGGAACAGGCGGCCCGGCGACTGAGCGTGCCCGTGATGCTCGTCCACAGCCGGGCGGACGAGCAGATTCCCTTTCACCACGCCGAGCGCCTGGTCCGGGCGCTCGCCGACAACTCCCAGGCCCGGTTCGTCTTCAGCGACGACGGCTATCACGGCGCGCTGGGCTCGGGCCTGCAAGAGCGTCTCGCCCAGTTCTTCCTGGGCTCCTTGCACTAGACGATCCCGGCTGTTTGCGGGTGGTCAATTCTTGACGCTTCCCCTGTCACGGTGACACCTGCACCAGGTCGACGGCGCCAGGTCGCCACCGCAACTCGCCGATTCTCCGGGTGTTTGTCTTCGCGGCGGCGGCGGTGCGTGTGGCACAACGGTTGCGTGGGCAACGCGCGGCGGACAGCGCGCACAACCGGGGCTGGTCTCGCACGTGGTCGGAGGTGGCATGACGCCGGAATTCAGGTCGCTGAAGATCGAGGACATCAAGGAGCTGCAGGAGCTGGTCGTCGATTCGGTCGCCTCCATCGAGCCGGGGCTGCGGCTGCTCGACAAGCAGGCCACCCTGGGGGGCAGCACCATCGACCTCGTCACGGTCGATGCCGAGGAGGTCCTGACCCTGATCGTCGTGGGCTTCGAAGCCGACGACGAGATGATGCTGAGGGCGCTGGAGGCCTATTCCTGGTGCCTGGAGTCCCCCGAGGAGCTCAGCCAGCTCTACCCCGACGAGCACTGGTCCACGCAGTCGCCGCGGGTCGTCTTCATCACCGAGCGCATCCCGCTGGCCTTTCTGCGCAAGATCCGCCACCTCCGCTTCCACCGTGTCGACTGTCTCGAGTTTCGCTTCGGCCTGCAGTTCTCCCACGTGGGGGAGCTGCGGGAGGCCGAGGCGGTGGTCGAGCCACCACCGCCACCGCCGCCCCCGGCCGTCGCCCCGGTCGCGCCGCCGCCGGTCGTCGCCCAACCCGTCGCGCCTGCCCCCGCGGCGCCCGCTCCGGCTGCCGGCCGGTCGCAAGCGCGCGCCGAGGCGCCGTCGCGGGCTGCTCATCGGCCGCGCGCCGAGGCGTCACGCCGGGAGGAGCCGGCGCCCCCGCCCCCGCCGCCGCTGCCGGCGGTGCCCATCGAGGAGTCGCGGGGCGCGGCCTCGCGTGCCAGCGTGGTGAGCGAGGAGATGGTGCGCACGGTACGCGAGTACCTGCAGCGCGAGTTCCCCACCGCCGTCATCTACGACTTCTACGCCCACGACCGGGGCGTGCAGATGTTCCACCTGCAAGACAGTCATGGGGCGGTGATCCACTCCGCCATCGTCACCGAGGAGGTGCTCGGCGAGGGCGGTGAGGCCCAGCTGCAAAACCTGCTCGAGAAGCACAAGCTGGCCCGGGTGCTCCGGCAGGCCGGCTCGGCCGCGGTCTCGGTGGCGAAGACCGGGCTGAAGATCGAGCGACGGTGAGCGTCGGACGGGGGATCGGGCGGGTGTGGCTGACGGCGGCGGGGCTGCTGGTGGCTACGGCCACGGCCGCGCTGGCCGGGTCGCCCACCGAGCAGGTGCGGCAGTACACCGACCACGTGCAGCGCATCCTCCACGACACCTCGCTGCCGCAAGCGGACAAGCGCGCCGCCGTCAGCAAGATCGCGCACGAGGTGTTCGACCTGACCGAGACGGCCAGGCGGGCGCTGGGCCGTCACTGGCAGGGCCGAACGCCGGCCCAGCAGGCGGAGTTCGTCCAGCTCTTCGCCGACCTGTTGGAGCGGACGTACGTGGCCAAGGTCGACTACTACGGCGGCGAGCAGGTGCACTTCACGGCAGAGACGGTCGACGGGGACTACGCGGTCGTCCGCGGCAAGGTCGTCACCCGGCAGCGCACGGAGATTCCCGTCGAGGCCCGCCTGCACCAGCGCGATGGCCGCTGGCTCATTTACGACGTCATCATCGAGAGTGTCAGCCTGGTGGGGAACTATCGCTCGCAATTCGACCGGATCATCCGGTCGGGCTCGTACGAGGAGCTGGTACGGCGGTTGAAAACCCGGCGTGACGAATTCGTGCCCGTCAAGGAGCGTCGGCCGACCCGCTCCTGAGCTTGCAGCCCCCGGCCCTCCTCCTTATAATCGGCGCGACGACCGGGCGCCGATCCACCCAGAAATTCCTTAGCCAGGCGAGGTCAGCCCATGCCGACAGCCAAGACGACCACGCGACGCGACGAACCCATCGAGGCCCTGCTCAAGGAGGGCCGTAAGTTTCCGCCGCCGAAGGAGTTCGCCAACCGCGCCGTCGTGTCGAGTCCGGCCATCTACAAGGAGGGCAGGGCCAATCCCGTCCGCTTCTGGGAAAAGCAGGCCCGCCAGCTGCGCTGGATGAAGCCGTGGAAGAAGGCGCTGGACTGGAAGCTGCCCTACGCCAAGTGGTTCGTCGGCGGCAGGCTCAACGTCTCCGACAATTGCCTGGACCGCCACGTGGAGGGGCCGCGGCGCAACAAGGCCGCCCTCATCTGGGAAGGGGAGCCCGGCGACAGTCGCGTGCTCACGTACTGGGACCTCTACCGCGAGGTCAACCAGTTCGCCGCCGCCCTCAAGCGGCACGGCGTCAAGAAGGGCGACGCCGTCACCATCTACATGCCGATGATCCCCGAGCTGCCCATCGCCATGCTGGCCTGCGCCCGGATCGGCGCCCCCCACAGCGTGGTGTTCGGCGGCTTCTCGCCGGAATCGCTCCGCGACCGGATCAACGACTGCAAGTCCAAGATCATCATCACCACCGACGGCGGCTACCGGCGCGGCGGCAAGGTGCCGCTCAAGAAGAACACCGACGACGCGCTCAAGGAATGCCCGTTCGTGACGACGGTCGTCGTGTACAAGCGGACCGGGCAGGAGATCGACTGGCAGCGCGACCGGGACGTCTGGTGGGACGACTTCGTCAAGGGCGCCGACGCCTACGTCAAGCCGGAGCCCATGGACGCCGAGGACATGCTGTACCTGCTCTACACCTCGGGCTCGACGGGCAGGCCCAAGGGCATCGTGCACACCACCGGCGGGTATCTCACGGGGATCACCGCCACCCACCGGATGATCTTCGACATCAAGGAGGAGGACGTCTTCTGGTGCACCGCCGACATCGGCTGGGTCACCGGTCACTCCTACATCGTGTACGGCCCGCTCGCCAACGGGACGACCGGGGTGATGTACGAGGGCACCCCGGATTACCCGGACAAGGACCGGTTCTGGCGGATCGTCGAGAAATACGGCATCACCATCCTGTACACGGCCCCGACGGCCATTCGCACCTTCGTCCGCTGGGGCGAGGAGTATCCCAAGCGCTGCAATCTGTCCTCCCTGCGCCTGCTGGGGACGGTGGGGGAGCCGATCAACCCCGAGGCCTGGGTGTGGTACTGGAAGGTGATCGGGGGCGGCCGCTGCCCCATCGTGGACACCTGGTGGCAGACGGAGACGGGTCAGATCCTGATCTCGCCGCTGCCGGGCATCACGATCTGCAAGCCGGGCTCGGCTACTCTCCCGTTCCCGGGCATCGACGCGGACGTGGTGAACGACAAGGGCGAGTCGGTGGACGCCGGCTACCTGGTCCTCAAGAAGCCGTGGCCGGCCATGTTGCGGGGCATCTACGGCGACCCCGAGCGGTACCACAAGCAGTACTGGAGCCAGATCCCTGGCATGTACTTCACCGGCGACGGGGCCAAGCGCGACAAGGACGGCTATTTCTGGCTCCTCGGCCGCATCGACGATGTCATGAACATCTCCGGCCACCGCGTGTCCACCATGGAGGTGGAATCCGCGCTCGTCGACCATCCATCGGTGGCCGAGGCGGCGGTGATCGGGCGGACCCACGAGATCAAGGGGCAGGCCATCGCCGCCTTCGTCACGATCAAGGTGGGGCGGACGGCGACGGAGGGTCTCAAGGCGGAGATCAAGGAGCACGTGGCCAAGAAGATCGGCGCGCTGGCCCGGCCCGACGACGTGATTTACGCCGCCGAGCTGCCCAAGACGCGCAGCGGCAAGATCATGCGCCGGCTGCTCCGCGACGTGGCCGAGGGGCGGGCCCTGGGCGACACGACCACCCTGGCCGACGCCAACGTGGTGGCCGAGCTCAAG
Protein-coding regions in this window:
- a CDS encoding SDR family oxidoreductase; its protein translation is MLELGLAGKVVIVTGGSEGLGRASAERFAREGARVAICARRKDVLERAADGIRKATGAEVLAQPADVTQAADIEAFVNAVVARFDGIDVLVNNAGTSSAAAFAAVDDTTWQRDFDLKVMGAIRFCRLVIPLMKQRGGGRIINVTTVGGKAPAPRALPTSVTRAAGINLTKSLASEHAADRILVNTICLGLVKSAQWERRAKNDLDAYYREVAKRVPIGRVGEAEEFADLVAFLASERAGYITGTAINFDGGMSAVV
- the tenA gene encoding thiaminase II, with amino-acid sequence MTFTKELWPAIDGIYAAILGHPFIRGLTDGTLPRESFRFYAVQDALYLREFARALSLAAARAPEDDWIIMFNEHAAGALKVERALHESFFQDFGLTPAQVAATPLAPTNLAYTSYLLAVAHGAPYHEAVAALLPCYWIYWEVGKHLEQTGSRDPLYARWIATYASEDFGGVVRAVLEATDRIAAGLGGAERQAMARHFVTTSRYEWMFWEMGYRREAWPL
- a CDS encoding HAD family hydrolase, which gives rise to MKALLFDLDDTLLDYSSCQDACWEESCAAVAAPVGVDASALVAAIADVRRWFWNDPARHRAQRTDMVGAWARIAELGLARLGAAGDGLARRIAEDFAARRCAAERLFPDALATLEALRARGVPLGLVTNGDARLQRGKIARHALAPYFGVMVIEGEFGAGKPDAAVFRHALTGLGVAPAGTWMVGDHLVWDVDGAQRVGLRAAWIDRPRVGLPADQAVQPERIIHGLDELLDLAG
- the pal gene encoding peptidoglycan-associated lipoprotein Pal, with the protein product MRRVAILIAGLAVVVSGCATAKSRPPRAAAPAEVDVTGRWIGTWYGHGIVGIPREQDAFADFVQRGSGGRGVLTLDGAPAAEGVPAASRMAGLSGSRVFLEVAGSDLVLVHELGPRHLKARFRVDGDRMVGHISDAQPPVRIVLERQKPEPPKPAAAPTRPEPQVAAPPPPPPSAVEPAPTPPPPAVAMTPAPGSEAAEAKPEGAPRPAPDEFAEAPQLKAVHFDFDKSAIRPEDVAVLDESAEWLKGNEVLVLIEGHADERGTNEYNLALGERRAKAVREHLVNKGVAAERINTVSYGEERPACTDKNETCWKQNRRARTLIKGQ
- a CDS encoding enoyl-CoA hydratase; translation: MAEDLLEIVKDGVAVLTLNRPDRLNALSPRMLDGLLSALPRLADDPAVGAVVLTGAGRAFCAGGDVKAMAEAREAEGVTLEERAHALRKRMEVSRWLHELPTPTIAMVRGAAAGAGLSLALACDLRIAADSARFGTAFARVGYPGDFGGSFFLTALVGTAKARELYFTADLVDAAEAHRLGLVNRVVPDARLEDETMALATRLARGPRIAYRYVKRNLNAAEHATLAEVLDLEAWHQSRCGLTEDHREAARAFVEKREPVFRGR
- a CDS encoding ABC transporter substrate-binding protein; the protein is MHRSKVLVVILALLVLGAGASGAAAQDKPRYGGILNWYVYGDPGRLDIHAESPLSVQQALAGIYSGLLHHDPDDPTKIVGDLAERWTVSPDGKVYTFELRKGVKWHDGQPFTSADVKASLDRVLNPNFKSPRCGSMLKPVVASVEAVNPHTFQVNLKFPAAPFVEYVGSAWCRIVAKHVLEKFGNDLSRPEAQIGTGPFKFKRYERGSIIEWEKNKDYFVKGLPYLDGVKQFILVGGPTQIAAAKAGRIHLWDTWPPLRKTEADELKRARGDAVDVSQNSIATIALIYMHTKKPPFDNPDLRRAVNLAIDRQDLVGKAFEGAGVACALLDPKLFTDFALPLAEVNKMPGCRQPKDQDLAEAKRLVAKHYPNGLDIEAAVRSVGGYVDRAQLIMSQLRKVGIRGTIKTYESAAGFAVYGKGDFTFIAIQDRAMVTSDPADMFSLIYTTPAGSNWGKWSDPKVDELAERALKESDRAKRARLYHELQRHILNAPVSAVPVAWVEGFHFRDKKVRGHKWAPTVYDNNTFMKVWLAQ
- a CDS encoding ABC transporter permease, which codes for MPGSIPGSGTPDLAGGRLAVRVPDVAAVQGWRQPAARALGGLRWFVARQPLGAIGAVIILLLIATAVFAPQLAPHGAKDAAFAPYLPPSAEFPMGTDHLGRDMLSRVIWGARLSLYVGLLSVGLGVTLGGLWGVITGYFGGLADSLSQRIVDSVMALPPIILALSLMAALGQSVDNVIVALAILLGPTAARTLRSVTLGLKETPFVEAARAAGGSQWRVIFRHVLPNTFATYIVLATVNIAYAIVVEASLSFLGLGAPPDEPSWGGMLTAGVQALETAPWMIFFPGVAISLTVFGLNLLGDAIRDMTDPRLRGGLG